A genomic stretch from Aedes albopictus strain Foshan chromosome 2, AalbF5, whole genome shotgun sequence includes:
- the LOC134283956 gene encoding uncharacterized protein LOC134283956: MPSSTKGLTSVLMLLVLSGTVCGDFGLNITVPNLVTNVTSAVGSGIVPLVKADASIGSEVVQDGSGAVVVLIDSIKDIIYPLNKLLGHVLAAVRSKNKDSKVIFSELDKLSDETKMALETAAVSVGGLENVTKPAILAQMQDNVTELSENVDNVKSSLASLSSAVEEVRNSMEPITSENVSSIITPDMVDNLANPLRMISTDLNDISTLTMMVVMAEKFAIDNRKQVANSLASKQKTFKAIALDGLMRSISDVNNNIESMASNLKNNVKQTYTPLVNQQQDDQRTLSTLSVYLDTLENSTTNFVQSTNESLVTLFDFTNQTLVNQSLLIGEMIMQAAANLTNLGLVSDSPNTERCVQQYGSQLSLPSVSPTKLSQCTLSEGGTPSAVLQATRVLMNQAKTTAISVANGIQVCQQSSGTCNEMYLSSLENFAEQASGQMNNIASVVEQLAQIVSKRMELCALATTIGIGENIEFIGNKFDACLMTGQ; the protein is encoded by the exons ATGCCTTCTTCGACAAAAGGCTTAACCTCCGTGCTGATGCTGCTTGTACTATCGGGGACAGTGTGCGGAGACTTTGGACTAAACATCACCGTTCCGAACCTGGTAACGAATGTAACCAGCGCCGTTGGATCAGGAATAGTGCCTCTGGTGAAAGCAGACGCATCAATCGGATCAGAAGTGGTTCAGGACGGTTCCGGTGCGGTAGTGGTTCTGATCGATTCAATTAAGGACATTATTTATCCGCTGAACAAACTTTTGGGCCACGTGTTGGCCGCTGTGAGAAGCAAAAATAAGGACAGTAAGGTGATTTTTAGTGAGCTGGATAAACTGAGCGATGAGACGAAAATGGCTTTGGAGACGGCGGCCGTAAGTGTGGGAGGTTTGGAAAATGTAACCAAACCGGCGATACTCGCCCAAATGCAGGATAATGTCACGGAGCTTTCTGAAAATGTGGACAACGTGAAATCATCGCTGGCCAGTCTTTCTAGTGCCGTTGAAGAAGTGAGAAACTCTATGGAACCAATTACTTCGGAAAATGTGTCGTCAATAATTACTCCAGATATGGTTGATAATCTGGCCAATCCTTTGAGAATGATTTCAACAGATCTCAACGACATTTCAACATTAACAATGATGGTAGTGATGGCCGAAAAGTTTGCAATTGATAACAGAAAGCAAGTGGCAAATTCGCTTGCTTCGAAACAGAAAACCTTCAAAGCTATTGCTTTGGATGGGTTAATGCGATCAATCAGTGATGTTAACAATAACATTGAATCGATGGCCTCAAATTTAAAGAACAATGTCAAACAGACCTATACTCCTCTTGTGAATCAACAACAAGATGACCAAAGAACACTTTCAACATTATCCGTTTATCTGGATACATTGGAAAACTCCACAACGAACTTTGTTCAAAGCACCAATGAAAGCTTGGTCACACTCTTCGACTTCACCAATCAAACCCTTGTAAACCAGAGTCTACTCATCGGGGAAATGATAATGCAAGCAGCGGCCAATCTTACCAACCTTGGTCTGGTTAGCGACAGCCCCAACACCGAACGATGCGTCCAGCAGTATGGGTCACAGCTATCGCTTCCTTCCGTGTCGCCCACCAAACTCTCGCAGTGTACGCTTTCGGAAGGTGGTACACCATCAGCAGTGTTACAGGCTACTCGAGTTCTGATGAACCAGGCAAAAACGACCGCTATCTCGGTGGCCAACGGGATACAAGTTTGCCAACAGAGCAGCGGGACGTGCAACGAAATG TACTTGTCGTCACTTGAGAATTTTGCTGAACAGGCCTCAGGCCAGATGAACAACATAGCCAGCGTGGTTGAACAGCTTGCTCAAATCGTGTCCAAAAGGATGGAACTGTGCGCTTTGGCGACAACGATAGGTATCGGCGAAAACATAGAATTCATCGGCAATAAATTCGATGCTTGTCTGATGACCGGACAGTGA